A genomic window from Vanessa tameamea isolate UH-Manoa-2023 chromosome 7, ilVanTame1 primary haplotype, whole genome shotgun sequence includes:
- the Twr gene encoding signal peptidase complex catalytic subunit SEC11A encodes MLDSLFDDVKRMNKRQFIYQVLSFGMIVSSALMIWKGLMVVTGSESPIVVVLSGSMEPAFHRGDLLFLTNYPDEPVRVGEIVVFKVEGRDIPIVHRVLKLHEKNNGTVKFLTKGDNNSVDDRGLYAQGQLWLTKKDVVGRTRGFLPYVGMVTIYMNEYPKFKFAVLGCLAIYVLVHRE; translated from the exons ATGTTGGACAGTTTATTTGACGATGTTAAGCGAATGAACAAGAGACAG TTTATTTACCAAGTTCTTAGCTTTGGTATGATAGTATCGTCAGCTCTTATGATATGGAAGGGTTTAATGGTCGTAACAGGCAGTGAGAGTCCTATTGTTGTTGTGCTCTCAGGAAGTATGGAACCTGCTTTTCATAGAGGAGATTTATTGTTTCTCACTAACTATCCCGACGAACCAGTGCGTGTCGGTGAAATTGTAGTTTTTAAAGTGGAGGGCCGTGACATTCCGATTGTTCACAGAGTTTTGAAGCTTCATGAAAA GAACAATGGCACTGTTAAATTTTTGACTAAAGGTGACAATAATAGTGTTGATGATCGAGGTCTATATGCTCAGGGTCAACTTTGGCTGACTAAGAAGGATGTTGTTGGTCGTACTAGAGGATTTTTACCCTATGTTGGAATGGTCACAATTTATATGAATGAATATCCTAAGTTTAAG tTTGCTGTTCTTGGCTGTTTAGCAATTTATGTACTAGTACATAGAGAGTGA
- the LOC113401241 gene encoding uncharacterized protein PF3D7_1120600 produces MAGNKINTKKKEEKNKANRLSGQSIEENDETDFSLLRKPIQTNITGFSQARKIFDQATEELKSLLTNECDLLYECKVCRNIFRSLANFISHKRVYCKEKFNSSIHGHFFKETCSIQEVLKIRKLEESYQESLKDINDSTSLKDEDCDKRIPISKDITEVVERIVKHKGVQEEKLQEQQLVFQKIPKSSVAVYQNIAGVDDETSSDSMQLQVKELDNILSQENAILQSDGTFKVQSNNNVSSNVDNVIQISDDEENEDMDELKCRICDLQFSTQKTLKFHMKYKHLESRLVYPCPDCLDIFSTSWSVYRHLFKVHRKTAAQIRRLRESIQAKAFRMNNPPAFYEKRKTIPKNVAPQKITEEERLDQENQAWLEQLDGEGDGRRCGGCGRTFERRAALAAHAHTCARRHRRRIQIQIRKDYDKTQHNPYLPQPRIASVADSATVVEDIEIDEKPEEKVKTEEKDKNEEKDKNEEKEKYEKKDDQLEKDRNDENDKNEVKIKKDKDEGQLTEAVMTIIEEKQEQDENTKDMEIDNTSVQNIPFFYDSTLMNKLPFAQQAEKSNLNALKQKMQLDTEIDQLLCKKCSKKFNEFLDLFDHMGAHYKWVRYACKLCNFKHFNFDNLLEHVKVVHKLKGNTDFYYSTVKAIDGAEALELAETTDEVIVANEISPNSRRPSRCSSDSSRLSDDSSSSSTRVIEVGSRKRKANRYKNNLKKKKETFISDDVDDQKADESLKEVIVIENDSPSNPKIFEENSSDFDELDEKTTKRHQIELATVTSRRPVRKKTKPKNEDFEYDLSNLLKLEAQGYRDYQPVTTKPTQNKKKIQQDVQNNYDLINKDCCGALTTLSRKSVENAQSHMKTLDLFNTPKETRSSTVFARPMIPKVTRVDKISPKKDEKELKDTPIVNKVLEICNLPSLTKVVPDNEISSTDSLNKKSKTAESEISKELQDTSIKVYSNDKIKVDSNKEEVKDKLRVETIKVAGVPVIDSAKPNLNVPMVPIKFRRQSLEVIKNPLIKKNITDFTKAGMKTKILVIKPINRNSDGTQALNSPLKFQTIKLKDPNKSIALNEDKKDQVVVVKVPKVDCNVTKTLSSNIVVNNLNPANVEESKSPVGDEEIILDTTSSENDEGVLEDNVNTCKQIDCEPTPHVSVIKTTEMIINNDTTANV; encoded by the exons ATGgctggtaataaaataaacacgaagaaaaaagaagagaaaaataAGGCAAACAGATTAAGTGGGCAATCAATTGAAGAAAATGACGAAACAGATTTTTCATTACTTAGAAAACCCATACAGACAAATATAACTGGATTTTCTCAGGCTAGGAAAATTTTTGACCAAGCAACTGAAGAG CTGAAAAGCTTGCTGACTAATGAATGTGATCTTTTATATGAATGTAAGGTGTGCCGGAATATATTTAGAAGTTTGGCAAATTTTATATCACACAAACGTGTGTATTGTAAAGAGAAATTTAACTCATCTATTCATGGCCATTTCTTTAAAGAAACTTGTTCC atacaGGAGGTGTTAAAAATAAGGAAGTTAGAGGAAAGTTATCAGGAATCTTTGAAGGATATAAATGATTCAACCAGCTTAAAGGATGAAGACTGTGACAAGCGGATTCCCATATCCAAGGACATAACCGAAGTGGTAGAAAGAATAGTTAAACACAAGGGGGTTCAGGAAGAAAAACTACAGGAGCAACAATTGGTTTTCCAGAAAATTCCAAAGAGTTCAGTGGCAGTTTACCAAAACATTGCTGGTGTAGATGATGAAACCAGCAGTGATAGTATGCAGCTCCAA GTAAAAGAAttggataatattttatcacaagAAAATGCAATTCTACAAAGCGATGGAACATTTAAAGTACAAAGTAATAACAATGTATCTTCAAATGTGGACAATGTAATACAAATAAGTGATGACGAAGAGAATGAGGATATGGATGAGCTTAAATGTAGAATCT GTGATCTTCAATTTTCTActcaaaaaacattaaagttcCACATGAAGTACAAACACCTGGAAAGTAGGCTGGTCTACCCTTGTCCAGATTGCTTGGATATATTTTCAACTTCTTGGAGTGTTTATCGACATCTATTTAAAGTTCATAG aaAAACAGCTGCTCAAATACGTCGACTGCGTGAGTCAATACAAGCAAAAGCATTCCGAATGAATAATCCACCCGCATTTTATGAAAAGCGAAAGACAATTCCCAAGAATGTTGCTCCCCAGAAAATAACTGAGGAAGAAAGACTCGACCAGGAAAATCAG GCGTGGTTGGAACAGTTAGACGGCGAAGGTGATGGACGACGCTGCGGCGGTTGCGGACGAACCTTCGAGCGTCGCGCTGCGCTTGCTGCGCATGCACACACGTGTGCGCGCAGGCATCGCCGGCGTATACAAATACAGATTCGGAAAGATTACGACAAGACACAACACAATCCCTACCTGCCTCAACCTCGCATCGCTTCTGTCGCAG aTTCTGCAACAGTTGTTGAAGATATTGAAATAGATGAAAAACCTGAAGAAAAAGTCAAAACTGAAGAAAAGGATAAAAATGAAGAAAAGGATAAAAATGAAGAAAAggagaaatatgaaaaaaaagatGATCAATTAGAAAAAGATAGAAATGACGAAAACgataaaaatgaagtaaaaattaaaaaagacaaagaTGAAGGACAATTAACTGAAGCAGTCATGACAATCATAGAGGAGAAACAGGAGCAGGATGAAAACACTAAAGATATGGAAATCGATAATACTTCTGTCCAAAATATACCATTCTTTTATGACAGTACACTAATGAACAAATTGCCATTTGCTCAACAAGCTGAAAAGAGTAATTTGAATGCtcttaaacaaaaaatgcaATTAGATACAGAAATAGACCAGCTACTTTGTAAAAAATGTTCCAAGAAATTCAATGAATTCCTTGATCTCTTTGATCATATGGGTGCACATTATAAATGGGTGCGATATGCctgtaaattatgtaattttaaacatttcaattttgatAACCTTCTAGAACATGTGAAAGTTGTCCATAAACTTAAAGGCAATACTGATTTTTACTATAGCACAGTTAAGGCAATTGATGGAGCTGAGGCTTTAGAGCTTGCAGAAACAACTGATGAAGTAATTGTTGCAAATGAAATTAGTCCAAATTCAAGACGCCCTAGCAGGTGTTCTAGTGATTCTAGTCGGTTATCTGATGATAGCTCCAGCAGCAGTACACGAGTAATCGAGGTCGGGTCTCGAAAACGAAAAGCCAACcgttataagaataatttaaagaagaagaaagaaaCTTTCATTTCAG atGATGTTGATGATCAAAAAGCAGATGAAAGTTTAAAAGAGGTTATTGTCATAGAAAATGATTCTCCATCGAatcctaaaatatttgaagagaATTCTTCAGACTTTGATGAACTTGATGAGAAAACCACAAAACGTCATCAGATTGAATTAGCTACTGTAACTTCTCGTAGACCTGTTCGTAAGAAAACCAAACCGAAAAATGAAGATTTTGAATATGATTTGTCTAACTTATTAAAACTGGAAGCGCAAGGGTATCGTGATTATCAGCCGGTTACTACCAAaccaacacaaaataaaaagaaaatacagcAAGACGTTCAAAATAactatgatttaataaataaagattgttgCGGGGCATTAACAACTTTATCCCGTAAGTCAGTGGAAAATGCACAAAGTCATATGAAAActcttgatttatttaatactccTAAAGAAACACGATCATCGACTGTTTTTGCTCGGCCAATGATACCGAAAGTTACCAGAGTTGATAAAATATCCCCAAAGAAAGATGAAAAAGAATTGAAGGATACACCTATTGTAAACAAAGTATTGGAAATATGTAACTTGCCTAGTTTAACTAAAGTCGTTCCTGATAATGAAATTTCTAGTACAGATTCTCTAAATAAAAAGTCTAAAACTGCTGAGTCAGAAATAAGTAAAGAGTTACAAGACACGTCTATTAAAGTATACAGTAACGATAAGATTAAAGTTGACTCTAACAAAGAGGAAGTCAAAGATAAATTACGtgttgaaacaataaaagttGCCGGAGTTCCGGTAATAGACTCAGCTAAACCAAATTTAAACGTGCCCATGGTGCCTATAAAATTTCGTCGACAAAGCTTAGAAGTCATTAAAAAtcctttaataaagaaaaatataacggATTTTACAAAAGCTGGtatgaaaactaaaattttagttataaaaccCATCAATAGAAACTCTGATGGGACTCAAGCATTAAATTCACCTCTGAAATTTCAAACTATTAAGTTAAAAGATCCTAATAAAAGTATAGCTTTGAATGAAGATAAAAAGGATCAAGTGGTAGTAGTCAAAGTACCTAAAGTTGATTGTAATGTAACTAAAACATTGTCAAGCAACATTGTAGTCAATAACCTAAATCCGGCAAATGTTGAAGAAAGCAAAAGTCCTGTTGGTGATGAAGAAATCATTTTAGACACAACTTCCAGTGAAAATGATGAAGGTGTACTAGAAGATAATGTAAATACTTGTAAACAAATAGACTGTGAACCCACTCCTCAT
- the Uba3 gene encoding NEDD8-activating enzyme E1 catalytic subunit codes for MADGESQTLDYQQRRWHNIRKLLERSGPFCHPDFEPSAEILDFIMNSCKVLIVGAGGLGCELLKDLSLMGFKKIHIVDMDTIELSNLNRQFLFRKNDIGLSKAKCAVEFVNKRVPGCEAVAHHCAIQDLDEGFYRQFHIVVCGLDSIVARRWLNGMLVSLLQYNDDRSLDQSSVIPLVDGGTEGFKGNARVILPGMSACIECTLDLYPPQKTFPLCTIANTPRLPEHCIEYVKVLQWTKENPWGSSTTLDGDDPQHVAWVYEKAQERAMKYGITSVTYRLTQGVLKNIIPAVASTNAAIAATCATEVFKLASSCCTNMNNYMVLNMSEGVYTYTFGAEKRQDCVACSNTTRVMEIESDATLQAIYDKLCEDKGYLMKSPGITTIINGRNKTLYMSSIKSIEEKTRDNLKKKITELGLYNGCDILVADATTPNTLTIKLKFSENADVDMGR; via the exons atGGCAGATGGAGAATCTCAAACCCTTGATTACCAGCAGAGAAGATGGCATaacataagaaaattattaGAGAGATCTGGTCCTTTCTGTCATCCTGATTTTGAGCCGTCAGCTGAAATACTGGATTTCATAATGAATTCCTGCAAAGTTTTGATAGTTGGGGCTGGTGGTCTTGGCTGCGAATTACTAAAGGACTTATCTCTCATGGGTTTTAAGAAGATACATATTGTGGATATGGATACTATAGAACTATCAAATCTTAATAGgcagtttttatttcgaaaaaatgATATTGGATTATCTAAAGCCAAATGTGCAGTTGAATTTGTAAATAAgag ggtTCCAGGTTGTGAAGCAGTAGCACATCATTGTGCCATCCAAGACCTAGATGAAGGATTTTATCGCCAGTTTCATATTGTAGTTTGTGGACTTGACTCAATTGTTGCAAGGCGTTGGCTAAATGGAATGCTAGTGTCTTTGCTGCAATACAATGatgata GAAGTTTAGATCAAAGTAGTGTTATTCCATTGGTTGATGGTGGTACAGAGGGATTTAAAGGAAATGCAAGAGTCATCCTCCCAGGAATGAGTGCTTGTATTGAATGCACTCTAGACCTTTACCCACCACAGAAGACTTTTCCCCTCTGTACTATTGCTAACACTCCAAG ATTACCAGAGCATTGTATTGAGTATGTTAAAGTTTTACAATGGACGAAAGAAAATCCCTGGGGAAGTTCAACTACACTTGATGGTGATGATCCACAGCATGTTGCCTGGGTGTATGAGAAGGCACAAGAAAGAGCCATGAAATATGGGATTACTTCAGTTACATATAGGTTAACTCAGGGTGtcttaaagaatattatacCAGCTGTAGCCAGTACTAATGCTGCAATTGCTGCTACTTGTGCAACTGag GTATTCAAATTAGCTTCTTCCTGCTGTACTAATATGAACAACTACATGGTTCTCAATATGTCTGAAGGAGTGTATACCTATACATTTGGGGCTGAGAAACGTCAAGATTGTGTTGCTTGTAGTAATACTACCAGAGTAATGGAAATTGAATCTGATGCAACATTGCAGGCAATCTATGATAAATTGTGTGAagataaaggttatttaatgaAAAGTCCAG gaattacaaCAATTATCAATGGTCGCAACAAAACTTTGTACATGTCATCAATCAAGAGTATTGAAGAAAAAACgagagataatttaaaaaagaaaattactgaGTTAGGTCTATACAATGGATGTGATATACTTGTAGCCGATGCTACAACTCCTAAcactttaacaataaaattgaaattttctgAAAATGCTGATGTTGATATGGGGCGATAA